In a genomic window of Methanosarcina horonobensis HB-1 = JCM 15518:
- a CDS encoding SDR family oxidoreductase codes for MVTGGAGFIGSHIIEKLLSKGNEVMCLDNFDDYYDPQIKRKNIEPFLENESFQLIEGDVRDKVLLKNIFEGVDYVFHEAAQAGIRISVKDPMKPHEVNTTGTLNLLEAALDSDIKKIINASSSSVYGKVEYLPFDENHPNQPVSPYGVSKLLAEHYCRVFEELYGLKSVSLRYFTVYGPRMRPDLAISIFMKAALKNETITIFGDGEKTRDFTCIDDIVRANLICMKKGSGVYNIGSGHSVAINELVSKIIEISESESEIVYTDSVIGDAEHTLSSYEKAWKEIGWKPEISIDKGLERYAEWILSSQL; via the coding sequence TTGGTTACTGGTGGGGCAGGTTTTATTGGTTCCCACATAATAGAGAAATTGCTTAGCAAAGGCAACGAAGTCATGTGTTTGGATAACTTTGATGACTACTACGATCCTCAAATAAAAAGAAAGAATATTGAACCTTTTCTAGAGAACGAAAGCTTCCAGCTAATCGAAGGCGATGTTCGGGATAAAGTTCTTTTGAAAAACATCTTTGAGGGAGTTGATTATGTTTTTCATGAAGCAGCCCAGGCAGGCATAAGAATATCAGTTAAAGATCCCATGAAACCTCATGAAGTTAACACAACAGGAACTCTAAATCTGCTGGAGGCAGCCCTCGATTCCGATATTAAGAAGATAATTAATGCCTCTTCATCCTCAGTTTATGGAAAAGTGGAATATCTTCCTTTTGATGAAAATCACCCCAACCAGCCGGTATCTCCTTATGGAGTTTCGAAACTGCTGGCTGAACACTACTGCAGAGTTTTTGAGGAACTCTATGGCTTAAAAAGTGTATCTCTGCGCTATTTTACTGTTTACGGGCCAAGAATGAGACCAGACCTTGCAATAAGCATTTTTATGAAAGCTGCTCTGAAGAATGAAACGATCACCATTTTCGGAGACGGAGAAAAAACCAGGGATTTCACCTGCATTGATGACATTGTGAGAGCGAACCTGATCTGCATGAAAAAAGGCAGCGGAGTATACAATATTGGTAGTGGGCATTCTGTCGCCATCAATGAACTTGTCTCGAAAATTATTGAGATTAGCGAAAGTGAGTCAGAAATTGTTTACACAGACTCTGTAATAGGAGATGCAGAACACACTCTGTCAAGTTATGAAAAAGCATGGAAGGAGATTGGGTGGAAGCCTGAAATATCAATAGATAAGGGG